In Bacillota bacterium, the following proteins share a genomic window:
- a CDS encoding helix-turn-helix domain-containing protein, whose protein sequence is MNDINVIIGARLREARVRMGLTQRQAASLVNITREELSYYETGRRDISLGKLARLAALYGYSMDHFLKGDAHNESEVAVAFRASDLCDDDMEIVAWARRLISDIAALDAVLEERGR, encoded by the coding sequence TTGAACGATATCAACGTCATCATTGGCGCCAGGCTGAGAGAGGCCAGGGTGAGGATGGGGCTGACCCAGCGCCAGGCCGCGTCGTTGGTCAACATCACCCGAGAGGAACTAAGCTACTACGAGACTGGCCGTCGCGATATCAGCCTGGGCAAGCTGGCACGGCTGGCTGCCTTGTATGGTTACTCAATGGATCACTTCCTCAAGGGTGATGCCCATAACGAAAGCGAGGTTGCAGTGGCTTTTCGCGCCTCAGATCTATGCGATGACGACATGGAAATCGTCGCCTGGGCTAGAAGGCTCATATCGGACATTGCAGCTCTCGATGCTGTACTCGAGGAGCGTGGTCGTTGA
- a CDS encoding ImmA/IrrE family metallo-endopeptidase, with protein sequence MGVSDEAKLAAQVRREWGVGETQSIDILRILWTWERISVVRTPFGRSSKVSGLFARKNRSVIIVLNSNRTLGHQRFIAAHELYHVKFGEGMTGRVCSAAQFPERQPDELSADRFAAHLLVPRSGVEAILAMHGSETAPSWPTILKLEQYFKVSHRAMLWRLLDLGYFRNREQMEEYGSNVIRQARLLGYDTRLYESDLTHEVLSDVPEKIRVALADGLISRGWADELLDAMGVVDQDTGGGDDDQLD encoded by the coding sequence ATGGGAGTGTCTGACGAGGCGAAACTGGCAGCGCAAGTGAGACGAGAATGGGGTGTGGGCGAGACGCAGTCCATAGATATCCTCAGGATTCTGTGGACATGGGAGAGAATATCGGTCGTGCGGACCCCGTTCGGCCGGTCCTCCAAGGTATCAGGGTTGTTTGCCCGCAAGAATCGCTCTGTTATCATCGTCTTAAACAGCAATAGAACTCTGGGACATCAGCGCTTCATAGCCGCGCACGAGTTATACCATGTCAAGTTCGGTGAGGGAATGACTGGACGCGTATGCTCAGCCGCGCAGTTCCCCGAGAGGCAGCCTGACGAGCTTAGCGCAGATAGATTCGCGGCTCACTTGCTCGTTCCCAGGAGCGGTGTTGAAGCCATCTTGGCCATGCACGGCAGTGAGACAGCGCCGAGTTGGCCAACGATACTAAAGCTTGAGCAATACTTCAAGGTAAGTCATAGGGCGATGCTTTGGCGCCTTCTAGACTTGGGGTACTTCCGAAACCGAGAGCAAATGGAGGAATACGGATCCAATGTGATCAGGCAGGCGCGCCTGCTCGGCTACGACACCAGACTCTACGAGTCAGATCTCACGCATGAAGTCCTATCAGATGTCCCCGAGAAGATTCGCGTAGCTCTCGCCGATGGGCTGATCAGCCGAGGCTGGGCAGACGAGCTCCTCGACGCCATGGGAGTTGTTGACCAGGATACAGGAGGCGGCGACGATGATCAACTGGACTGA
- a CDS encoding transposase produces KTYHSVHSPKEGMNSQHVGRFIDKLMRVSRGKEVWVILDNYRPHRFIAPEFERKYRSRLHFLFLPPYSPELNPPENMWAWLKDYCARGSAYSADKELPERIRKFHVYAYNTPSKVRRRVDARLYFKAA; encoded by the coding sequence ACAAAACGTACCACTCCGTCCATTCGCCCAAGGAAGGCATGAACTCGCAGCATGTGGGCCGGTTCATAGACAAGCTAATGCGCGTGAGCCGGGGGAAAGAGGTATGGGTTATCCTCGACAACTACCGGCCCCACAGGTTCATAGCGCCCGAGTTCGAGCGCAAGTACCGGAGCAGGCTCCATTTCCTCTTCCTGCCCCCGTATTCGCCTGAGCTGAATCCGCCGGAGAACATGTGGGCATGGCTTAAAGACTACTGCGCCCGAGGCAGTGCGTATTCGGCTGACAAAGAACTGCCCGAGAGGATACGTAAGTTCCACGTGTACGCCTACAACACTCCGAGCAAGGTGAGAAGGCGCGTGGACGCCAGGCTGTACTTCAAGGCCGCATAA